Proteins from one Pseudomonas grandcourensis genomic window:
- a CDS encoding cysteine hydrolase family protein: MAKQALIVVDIQNDYFPQGKWPLVGADAAADNAVRLIKAFRDAGDSVVHIRHEFTSEEAPFFTPNSEGAKLHPKVLNRADEPVVLKHFVNSFRETELKSILDEQGIKELVVVGSMSHMCVDGITRAAADFGYTVTVIHDACATRDLEFNGIAVPAAQVHAAFMAALAFAYASVVSTNEFLAA; this comes from the coding sequence ATGGCCAAGCAAGCGCTCATCGTAGTCGATATCCAGAACGACTACTTCCCCCAAGGCAAGTGGCCGCTGGTCGGTGCCGACGCTGCCGCCGACAACGCCGTCCGCCTGATCAAGGCCTTCCGCGACGCAGGGGATTCAGTGGTGCACATCCGCCACGAATTCACCTCCGAAGAGGCGCCGTTTTTCACCCCGAACTCCGAAGGCGCCAAGCTGCACCCGAAAGTGCTCAACCGCGCCGACGAACCGGTGGTACTCAAGCACTTCGTCAACTCGTTCCGCGAAACCGAGCTGAAATCGATCCTCGACGAACAAGGCATCAAGGAGCTGGTGGTCGTGGGCAGCATGAGCCACATGTGCGTCGACGGCATCACTCGTGCGGCGGCGGATTTTGGCTATACGGTCACCGTGATCCACGACGCCTGCGCCACCCGTGACCTGGAGTTCAATGGCATAGCGGTTCCGGCGGCGCAGGTTCATGCGGCGTTCATGGCGGCCCTCGCGTTTGCCTATGCCAGCGTGGTGTCGACCAACGAGTTCCTGGCGGCCTGA
- a CDS encoding single-stranded DNA-binding protein, whose amino-acid sequence MARGVNKVILVGTCGQDPEVRYLPNGNAVTNLSLATSEQWTDKQTGQKVEKTEWHRVSMFGKVAEIAGEYLRKGSQVYIEGKLQTREWEKDGIKRYTTEIVVDMQGTMQLLGGRPQGDQQGQGGGNNYQQPAPRQQAPRPQQSAPQQSRPAPQQAAPQPAPDFDSFDDDIPF is encoded by the coding sequence ATGGCCCGTGGGGTTAACAAAGTCATATTGGTCGGCACTTGCGGCCAGGATCCCGAAGTTCGCTACTTGCCTAACGGTAACGCCGTGACCAACCTGAGTCTGGCGACCAGCGAACAGTGGACCGACAAGCAAACCGGTCAGAAAGTCGAAAAGACCGAATGGCACCGTGTGTCGATGTTCGGCAAGGTTGCAGAAATCGCTGGCGAATACCTGCGTAAAGGTTCGCAGGTCTACATCGAAGGCAAGCTGCAGACCCGCGAGTGGGAAAAAGACGGTATCAAGCGTTACACCACCGAAATCGTGGTCGACATGCAAGGCACCATGCAACTGCTGGGCGGCCGTCCACAGGGCGACCAGCAGGGCCAGGGCGGTGGTAACAACTACCAGCAACCCGCTCCGCGCCAGCAGGCTCCACGTCCACAGCAGTCGGCACCGCAACAGTCGCGTCCGGCTCCACAGCAGGCCGCTCCTCAGCCGGCTCCGGACTTCGATAGCTTTGATGACGATATCCCGTTCTAA
- a CDS encoding MFS transporter, with amino-acid sequence MHDPHSERMSGSETRAASGLALVFAFRMLGMFMVLPVLATYGMDLAGATPALIGLAIGAYGLTQAVFQIPFGFISDRIGRRPVIYLGLIVFALGSLLAANADSIWGVIAGRILQGAGAISAAVMALLSDLTREQHRTKAMAMIGMTIGLSFAVAMVVGPLLTRAFGLSGLFLATGGMALFGIVIVMFMVPRSTGPLQHRESGVARQALIPTLKHPDLLRLDLGIFVLHAMLMSSFVALPLALVEKAGLPKEQHWWVYLTALLISFFAMIPFIIYGEKKRKMKRVLLGSVVTLMLTELFFWQFGDSLRALVIGTVVFFTAFNLLEASLPSLISKVSPAGGKGTAMGVYSTSQFLGSALGGILGGWLFQHGGLSVVFLGCAGLAALWLAFAVTMREPPYVTSLRLPLSPEAIREAGLVERLMAVVGVTDAVIVAEEAAIYIKLDTELLDRTTLECLVNNPAGAACVA; translated from the coding sequence ATGCACGATCCCCACAGCGAGCGCATGAGTGGCAGCGAGACCCGCGCAGCAAGCGGTCTGGCCCTGGTGTTCGCCTTCCGTATGCTTGGCATGTTCATGGTGTTGCCGGTACTGGCGACCTATGGGATGGATCTGGCCGGAGCCACGCCGGCCCTGATCGGTCTGGCGATTGGCGCTTATGGCCTGACCCAGGCAGTGTTCCAGATTCCGTTCGGTTTCATTTCCGACCGCATCGGTCGCCGCCCGGTGATTTACCTGGGCCTGATCGTCTTTGCCCTCGGCAGTCTGCTGGCAGCCAATGCCGACTCGATCTGGGGCGTGATCGCCGGGCGGATCCTGCAGGGCGCCGGGGCGATTTCCGCGGCGGTCATGGCCTTGCTGTCCGACCTGACCCGCGAGCAGCACCGGACCAAGGCCATGGCCATGATCGGCATGACCATCGGCCTGTCGTTTGCGGTGGCCATGGTGGTCGGCCCGCTGTTGACCCGCGCCTTCGGGTTGTCCGGGCTGTTCCTTGCCACCGGCGGCATGGCGCTGTTCGGCATCGTGATCGTGATGTTCATGGTGCCGCGCTCCACCGGCCCGTTGCAGCACCGTGAGTCCGGTGTCGCGCGCCAGGCGCTGATCCCGACCCTCAAGCATCCGGACCTGCTGCGCCTGGACCTGGGCATTTTTGTGTTGCACGCGATGTTGATGTCCAGCTTCGTCGCCTTGCCGCTGGCGCTGGTCGAGAAAGCCGGGCTGCCCAAAGAGCAGCACTGGTGGGTGTATCTGACAGCGTTGCTGATTTCTTTCTTCGCCATGATCCCGTTCATTATCTACGGCGAGAAGAAACGCAAAATGAAACGAGTTTTACTCGGCTCCGTCGTGACGCTGATGCTCACTGAGCTATTCTTCTGGCAGTTTGGCGATAGCTTGCGGGCTCTGGTGATCGGTACGGTGGTGTTCTTCACCGCGTTCAATCTGCTGGAAGCTTCGTTGCCGTCGTTGATCAGCAAGGTTTCACCGGCAGGCGGCAAGGGCACGGCGATGGGGGTTTACTCCACCAGCCAGTTCCTCGGCTCGGCACTGGGGGGAATCCTCGGTGGCTGGCTGTTCCAGCATGGCGGTCTGTCGGTTGTGTTCCTCGGATGCGCCGGTCTGGCTGCCCTCTGGCTGGCCTTTGCTGTTACCATGCGCGAACCTCCCTACGTCACGAGCCTGCGCTTGCCGTTGTCGCCAGAGGCGATCCGCGAAGCGGGTCTGGTCGAGCGCCTGATGGCGGTCGTAGGGGTAACAGATGCAGTCATCGTCGCGGAAGAGGCGGCGATTTACATCAAACTGGACACCGAACTATTGGATCGCACCACCCTTGAGTGCCTGGTGAACAACCCGGCCGGGGCAGCGTGCGTAGCCTAG
- the uvrA gene encoding excinuclease ABC subunit UvrA, translated as MDKILIRGARTHNLKNIDLTLPRDKLIVITGLSGSGKSSLAFDTLYAEGQRRYVESLSAYARQFLSMMEKPDVDTIEGLSPAISIEQKSTSHNPRSTVGTITEIYDYLRLLYARVGIPRCPDHDIPLEAQTVSQMVDLVLAEPEGSKLMLLAPVIRERKGEHLSVFEELRAQGFVRARINGKLYELDEAPKLDKQKKHTIDVVVDRFKVRADLQQRLAESFETALKLADGIALVAPMDDEPGEEMIFSARFACPICGHAISELEPKLFSFNNPAGACPTCDGLGVKQFFDIKRLVNGELTLAEGAIRGWDRRNVYYFQMLGSLASHYKFSLEVPFNELPADQQKFILHGSGSQNVDFKYLNDRGDIVKRSHPFEGIVPNLERRYRETESASVREELAKFLSTQSCPDCRGTRLRREARHVWVGEKTLPAVTNLPIGDASDYFGGLKLTGRRGEIADKILKEIRERLQFLVNVGLDYLSLDRSADTLSGGEAQRIRLASQIGAGLVGVLYILDEPSIGLHQRDNDRLLGTLKHLRDIGNTVIVVEHDEDAIRLADYVVDIGPGAGVHGGHIVAEGTPAEVMAHPDSLTGKYLSGRVKIEVPAKRTPRNKKLTLSLKGARGNNLRNVDLEIPIGLLTCVTGVSGSGKSTLINNTLFPLSATALNGATTLEAAVHDSIKGLEHLDKVVDIDQSPIGRTPRSNPATYTGLFTPIRELFAGVPESRSRGYGPGRFSFNVKGGRCEACQGDGLIKVEMHFLPDIYVPCDVCKSKRYNRETLEIKYKGKSIHETLEMTIEEARVFFDAVPALARKLQTLMDVGLSYIKLGQSATTLSGGEAQRVKLSRELSKRDTGKTLYILDEPTTGLHFADIQQLLDVLHRLRDHGNTVVVIEHNLDVIKTADWLVDLGPEGGSKGGQIIAVGTPEEVAEMKQSHTGYYLKPLLERDRA; from the coding sequence TTGGACAAGATCCTGATTCGTGGGGCTCGAACCCACAACCTGAAGAACATCGACCTGACCCTGCCACGGGACAAGCTGATCGTCATCACCGGCCTGTCCGGCTCCGGCAAGTCGTCCCTGGCTTTCGACACCCTGTACGCCGAAGGTCAGCGCCGCTACGTCGAATCGCTGTCGGCCTACGCCCGGCAGTTCCTGTCGATGATGGAAAAGCCCGACGTCGACACCATCGAAGGCCTGTCGCCAGCGATCTCCATCGAACAGAAGTCGACCTCGCACAACCCGCGCTCGACGGTCGGCACCATCACCGAAATCTACGACTACCTGCGCCTGCTTTATGCACGCGTGGGTATTCCGCGCTGCCCGGATCACGATATCCCGCTGGAAGCGCAGACCGTCAGCCAGATGGTCGACCTGGTCCTCGCCGAACCGGAGGGCAGCAAGCTGATGCTGTTGGCGCCGGTCATCCGCGAGCGCAAAGGCGAACACCTGTCGGTTTTCGAAGAGCTGCGCGCTCAGGGCTTCGTCCGCGCCCGAATCAACGGCAAGCTCTATGAGCTGGATGAAGCGCCCAAGCTCGACAAGCAAAAAAAACACACCATCGATGTCGTGGTCGACCGTTTCAAGGTTCGCGCCGACCTGCAACAACGCCTGGCCGAATCCTTCGAGACCGCGCTGAAACTGGCGGACGGCATCGCCCTGGTGGCGCCGATGGACGACGAGCCGGGCGAAGAGATGATCTTCTCCGCACGCTTCGCCTGCCCGATCTGCGGCCACGCGATCAGCGAACTGGAACCCAAGCTGTTCTCCTTCAACAACCCGGCCGGCGCCTGTCCGACCTGCGATGGTTTGGGGGTGAAGCAGTTCTTCGACATCAAGCGACTGGTCAATGGCGAACTGACCCTGGCCGAAGGAGCGATTCGCGGCTGGGATCGACGTAACGTCTATTACTTCCAGATGCTCGGCTCGCTGGCCTCGCACTACAAGTTCAGCCTCGAAGTACCCTTCAACGAACTGCCGGCCGATCAGCAGAAATTCATCCTGCACGGCAGCGGTTCGCAAAACGTCGACTTCAAATACCTGAACGACCGTGGCGATATTGTCAAACGCTCGCACCCGTTCGAAGGCATCGTGCCGAACCTGGAACGCCGTTACCGCGAAACCGAGTCGGCATCGGTGCGCGAAGAACTGGCCAAGTTCCTCAGCACCCAGTCGTGCCCGGATTGCCGTGGCACCCGTCTGCGGCGTGAAGCGCGTCATGTGTGGGTTGGCGAGAAGACCCTGCCGGCAGTGACCAACCTGCCGATCGGCGATGCCTCTGATTATTTTGGCGGGCTCAAGCTCACCGGCCGGCGTGGTGAAATCGCCGACAAGATCCTCAAGGAAATTCGCGAGCGCCTGCAGTTCCTGGTCAACGTCGGCCTCGACTATCTGTCGCTGGATCGCAGCGCGGACACCCTGTCCGGTGGCGAGGCCCAGCGTATTCGCTTGGCCAGCCAGATTGGCGCCGGCCTGGTGGGCGTCCTGTACATCCTCGACGAACCGTCCATCGGCCTGCATCAGCGCGATAACGACCGGCTGCTGGGCACCCTCAAGCACCTGCGCGACATCGGTAACACGGTGATCGTGGTCGAGCACGACGAAGACGCGATCCGACTGGCCGACTACGTGGTGGACATCGGCCCGGGCGCTGGCGTGCACGGCGGGCACATCGTCGCCGAAGGCACACCGGCCGAGGTCATGGCGCACCCGGACTCGCTGACGGGCAAATACCTGTCGGGCCGGGTGAAGATCGAAGTCCCGGCCAAGCGCACACCGCGCAACAAGAAGCTGACGCTGTCGCTCAAGGGCGCGCGTGGCAACAACCTGCGCAATGTCGATCTGGAGATTCCGATCGGCCTGCTGACCTGTGTCACCGGTGTGTCCGGTTCCGGCAAGTCGACGCTGATCAACAACACCCTGTTCCCGCTGAGCGCCACGGCGCTGAATGGCGCCACTACCCTTGAAGCGGCTGTCCACGACAGCATCAAGGGCCTGGAGCACCTGGACAAGGTCGTCGACATCGACCAGAGCCCGATCGGCCGCACACCGCGCTCCAACCCGGCGACCTACACCGGATTGTTCACACCGATTCGCGAGTTGTTCGCCGGCGTACCGGAGTCCCGCTCCCGGGGCTACGGGCCGGGGCGTTTCTCCTTCAACGTCAAGGGCGGCCGCTGCGAAGCCTGCCAGGGCGACGGCCTGATCAAGGTCGAGATGCACTTCCTGCCGGACATCTACGTGCCCTGCGACGTGTGCAAGAGCAAGCGTTACAACCGCGAGACCCTGGAGATCAAGTACAAGGGCAAGAGCATCCACGAAACCCTCGAGATGACCATCGAGGAAGCGCGGGTGTTCTTCGATGCCGTACCGGCCTTGGCGCGCAAGCTGCAAACGTTGATGGACGTCGGCCTGTCGTACATCAAGCTGGGGCAATCGGCGACCACCCTGTCCGGCGGTGAAGCCCAGCGGGTGAAACTGTCCCGCGAGCTGTCCAAGCGCGATACCGGCAAGACCCTGTACATCCTCGACGAACCCACCACCGGGCTACACTTCGCTGATATCCAGCAACTGCTGGACGTGTTGCATCGCCTGCGCGACCACGGTAACACCGTGGTAGTGATCGAACACAACCTGGACGTGATCAAGACCGCTGACTGGCTGGTGGACCTGGGTCCGGAGGGTGGTTCCAAGGGCGGGCAGATCATTGCCGTCGGCACGCCGGAGGAAGTGGCCGAGATGAAGCAATCCCATACCGGTTACTACCTCAAGCCGCTGCTGGAGCGTGACAGGGCTTAA
- the bfr gene encoding bacterioferritin, with the protein MLGHPDVIDYLNTLLTGELAARDQYFVHSRMYEDWGFTKLYERINHEMEEEAGHADALMRRILMLEGTPRMRPDDLDVGTTVTEMLEADLRLEYKVRAALCKGIKLCEQHKDYVSREMLRVQLHDTEEDHTYWLEKQLGLIKLIGLENYLQSHT; encoded by the coding sequence ATGCTAGGCCACCCAGATGTGATCGATTACCTCAACACGTTGCTGACCGGCGAACTGGCCGCGCGTGATCAATATTTCGTCCACTCGCGGATGTATGAGGACTGGGGTTTCACCAAGCTCTACGAACGAATCAACCACGAGATGGAAGAGGAAGCAGGGCACGCTGACGCCCTGATGCGCCGGATTCTGATGCTCGAAGGCACGCCGCGCATGCGTCCGGACGATCTCGATGTCGGCACCACGGTGACCGAGATGCTCGAAGCGGATTTGCGCCTGGAATACAAGGTGCGGGCTGCGCTGTGCAAGGGCATCAAGCTCTGCGAGCAGCACAAGGACTATGTCAGCCGCGAAATGCTGCGGGTTCAATTGCATGACACCGAAGAAGATCACACCTACTGGCTCGAGAAGCAGTTGGGTCTGATCAAGTTGATCGGGCTTGAGAACTACCTGCAATCCCACACCTGA
- a CDS encoding catalase, protein MSQNKTLTTASGAPVADNQNSRSAGPRGPLLLDDFHLIEKLAHFNRENIPERRVHAKGSGAYGTFTVTRDITQYTSAKLFEAIGKQTPTFLRFSTVGGERGSADTERDPRGFALKFYTEEGNWDIVGNNTPVFFIRDPLKFPDFIHTQKRLPQSNLKSAQAMWDFWSHSPEALHQVTILFSDRGIPDGYRHMHGFGSHTYSLINAQGERHWVKWHYKTKQGIKNLAPAEAARLAGTDPDYAQRDLFNAIEQGDFPKWRVCIQIMSEAQAAAHYENPFDVTKTWSQKEFPLIEVGELELNRNPQNYFAEVEQAAFGLSNMVPGVGLSPDRMLQGRVFAYADAHRYRVGTNHQQLPVNAPRSPVNSYQRDGSMAFGSNGGAAPNYEPNSHVESPKQAPRYAEPALALSGAADRYDHREDTDYYSHAGALFRLMTEEQKSLLVSNIAGAMAGVSSDVVDRQLQHFYKADPAYGEAIAKLLNVQLNEV, encoded by the coding sequence ATGAGCCAAAACAAAACGCTTACCACCGCCAGTGGCGCTCCTGTTGCTGATAACCAGAATTCCCGTTCCGCCGGCCCTCGTGGCCCGCTGCTGCTCGACGACTTTCACCTGATCGAGAAGCTTGCCCACTTCAACCGTGAAAACATCCCTGAGCGCCGTGTACACGCCAAAGGCTCGGGTGCCTACGGTACGTTCACCGTGACGCGCGATATCACTCAATACACCAGCGCGAAGCTGTTTGAGGCAATCGGCAAGCAAACCCCGACTTTCCTGCGGTTTTCCACTGTGGGCGGTGAGCGTGGTTCGGCCGATACCGAGCGTGATCCGCGCGGCTTTGCCCTGAAGTTTTACACCGAGGAAGGCAACTGGGACATTGTTGGTAACAACACCCCGGTGTTCTTCATTCGCGATCCGCTGAAGTTTCCGGACTTTATTCACACCCAGAAGCGTTTGCCGCAAAGCAACCTGAAGAGTGCCCAGGCGATGTGGGACTTCTGGTCGCATTCGCCCGAGGCGCTGCACCAGGTCACCATCCTGTTCTCCGACCGGGGTATCCCTGATGGATACCGCCACATGCACGGCTTCGGCAGCCACACTTACAGCCTCATCAACGCTCAAGGTGAGCGCCACTGGGTGAAGTGGCACTACAAGACCAAACAGGGGATCAAGAACCTTGCTCCTGCCGAGGCTGCGCGCCTGGCGGGTACTGATCCGGATTACGCCCAGCGTGACCTGTTCAATGCCATCGAGCAGGGTGATTTCCCGAAATGGCGCGTGTGCATTCAGATCATGAGCGAGGCTCAGGCGGCGGCGCACTACGAGAACCCGTTTGATGTCACCAAAACCTGGTCGCAGAAAGAGTTTCCACTGATTGAAGTCGGAGAACTTGAGCTCAATCGCAATCCGCAGAACTACTTCGCGGAAGTCGAGCAAGCGGCGTTCGGTCTCAGCAATATGGTCCCGGGCGTTGGTCTGTCGCCGGATCGTATGCTGCAAGGTCGGGTCTTCGCCTACGCGGACGCTCATCGCTACCGTGTCGGTACCAATCACCAGCAGTTGCCAGTCAACGCTCCGCGGAGTCCGGTCAACAGTTACCAGCGCGATGGTTCGATGGCTTTTGGCAGCAATGGCGGTGCGGCGCCGAACTACGAGCCGAACAGCCATGTCGAGTCGCCGAAGCAGGCGCCTCGTTACGCAGAGCCGGCGCTGGCCCTCAGTGGTGCCGCTGATCGTTACGACCACCGTGAAGACACTGATTACTACAGTCATGCCGGCGCGTTGTTCCGCTTGATGACTGAAGAGCAGAAATCGCTGCTGGTCAGCAACATCGCCGGTGCGATGGCGGGTGTGTCGAGTGATGTGGTTGATCGCCAGCTGCAACATTTCTACAAGGCTGACCCGGCGTATGGAGAAGCAATCGCGAAGCTGCTCAACGTACAGCTTAACGAAGTCTAA
- the rplQ gene encoding 50S ribosomal protein L17 — protein MRHRKSGRHLSRTSSHRKAMFQNMAVSLFEHELIKTTLPKAKELRRVAEPLITLAKIDSVANRRLAFDRTRSKAIVGKLFNDLGKRYATREGGYLRILKCGFRAGDNAPMAYVELVDRATAGEAVSAE, from the coding sequence ATGCGTCATCGTAAAAGTGGTCGTCACCTGAGCCGCACCAGCTCGCACCGCAAGGCCATGTTCCAAAACATGGCGGTGTCGCTGTTCGAGCACGAGCTGATCAAAACTACTCTGCCAAAAGCTAAAGAACTGCGCCGCGTTGCCGAGCCGCTGATCACTTTGGCCAAGATAGATAGCGTTGCTAACCGCCGTCTGGCTTTCGACCGTACTCGTTCGAAAGCTATCGTTGGTAAGCTCTTCAACGACCTGGGCAAGCGTTACGCTACCCGTGAGGGTGGCTACCTGCGCATCCTCAAGTGCGGTTTCCGCGCTGGCGACAACGCGCCTATGGCGTACGTCGAGTTGGTTGATCGTGCTACTGCCGGCGAAGCTGTATCTGCCGAGTAA
- the rpoA gene encoding DNA-directed RNA polymerase subunit alpha has product MQISVNEFLTPRHIDVQVVSPTRAKITLEPLERGFGHTLGNALRRILLSSMPGCAVVEAEIDGVLHEYSAIEGVQEDVIEILLNLKGLAIKLHGRDEVTLTLSKKGSGVVTAADIQLDHDVEIVNPDHVIANLASNGALNMKLVVARGRGYEPADSRQSDEDESRSIGRLQLDSSFSPVRRIAYVVENARVEQRTNLDKLVIDLETNGTLDPEEAIRRAATILQQQLAAFVDLKGDSEPVVVEQEDEIDPILLRPVDDLELTVRSANCLKAENIYYIGDLIQRTEVELLKTPNLGKKSLTEIKDVLASRGLSLGMRLDNWPPASLKKDDKATA; this is encoded by the coding sequence ATGCAGATTTCGGTAAATGAGTTCCTGACACCCCGCCACATTGATGTGCAGGTTGTCAGTCCAACCCGCGCCAAGATCACTCTCGAGCCTCTCGAGCGTGGCTTTGGCCATACCCTGGGCAACGCGCTGCGCCGCATCCTGTTGTCCTCAATGCCCGGCTGTGCAGTAGTCGAGGCCGAGATTGACGGTGTGCTCCACGAGTACAGCGCCATCGAAGGTGTACAGGAAGACGTAATTGAAATCCTGTTGAACCTTAAAGGTCTGGCTATCAAGCTGCACGGTCGTGACGAAGTTACGCTGACCTTGTCGAAGAAGGGTTCGGGGGTGGTTACCGCTGCCGATATTCAGCTGGATCATGATGTCGAGATCGTTAATCCCGATCACGTAATCGCTAACCTGGCGTCTAACGGCGCCCTGAACATGAAGCTCGTAGTAGCTCGTGGTCGTGGTTATGAACCGGCAGATTCGCGTCAGAGCGATGAAGACGAAAGCCGCAGCATCGGTCGCTTGCAGCTTGACTCTTCGTTCAGCCCGGTTCGCCGTATCGCATACGTGGTGGAAAACGCCCGTGTCGAGCAGCGTACTAACCTGGACAAGCTGGTTATTGATCTGGAAACCAACGGTACTCTGGATCCTGAAGAGGCAATTCGCCGCGCTGCAACCATCCTGCAACAGCAGTTGGCTGCGTTCGTCGACCTCAAGGGTGACAGTGAGCCAGTGGTTGTCGAGCAGGAAGACGAGATCGATCCGATCCTGCTTCGCCCGGTTGACGATCTGGAACTGACTGTACGTTCGGCTAACTGCCTTAAGGCGGAAAACATCTACTACATCGGTGACCTGATTCAGCGTACCGAAGTAGAGCTGTTGAAGACTCCGAACCTGGGCAAGAAATCCTTGACTGAAATCAAGGACGTTCTGGCCTCCCGCGGTCTGTCCCTCGGCATGCGCCTCGACAACTGGCCGCCTGCAAGTCTTAAGAAGGACGACAAGGCGACTGCCTGA
- the rpsD gene encoding 30S ribosomal protein S4, translated as MARYIGPKCKLARREGTDLFLKSGVRAIESKCNIEAAPGIHGQRRGRQSDYGTQLREKQKVRRIYGVLERQFSGYYKEAAGKKGATGENLLQLLECRLDNVVYRMGFGSTRAESRQLVSHKSISVNGQTVNVPSYQVRAGDVVAVREKAKNQLRIVQALDLCAQRGRVEWVEVDTEKKSGVFKNVPARSDLSADINESLIVELYSK; from the coding sequence ATGGCTCGTTACATTGGTCCAAAATGCAAACTCGCTCGTCGCGAAGGCACCGATCTCTTCCTGAAGAGCGGCGTGCGCGCGATCGAATCGAAGTGCAACATTGAAGCAGCACCTGGTATCCACGGCCAACGCCGCGGTCGCCAGTCCGACTACGGCACCCAACTGCGTGAAAAGCAGAAGGTCCGTCGTATCTACGGCGTTCTCGAGCGTCAATTCAGCGGCTACTACAAAGAAGCTGCTGGCAAGAAAGGTGCAACCGGTGAAAACCTGCTGCAACTGCTCGAATGCCGTCTGGACAACGTTGTATACCGTATGGGCTTTGGTTCGACTCGTGCCGAATCCCGTCAGCTGGTATCGCACAAGTCGATCAGCGTAAACGGTCAGACCGTTAACGTTCCGTCCTACCAGGTTCGTGCTGGTGACGTGGTCGCTGTTCGCGAGAAAGCAAAAAATCAACTTCGCATTGTCCAAGCTCTCGATCTGTGTGCCCAACGTGGCCGCGTAGAATGGGTAGAAGTAGACACTGAGAAGAAGTCGGGCGTTTTCAAGAACGTTCCAGCTCGCAGTGATCTGTCCGCCGACATCAACGAAAGCCTGATTGTCGAGCTCTACTCCAAGTAA
- the rpsK gene encoding 30S ribosomal protein S11, translated as MAKPAARPRKKVKKTVVDGIAHIHASFNNTIVTITDRQGNALSWATSGGSGFRGSRKSTPFAAQVAAERAGQAALEYGLKNLDVNVKGPGPGRESAVRALNGCGYKIASITDVTPIPHNGCRPPKKRRV; from the coding sequence ATGGCAAAACCTGCTGCTCGTCCTCGTAAAAAAGTTAAAAAGACAGTGGTTGATGGCATCGCCCACATCCATGCATCTTTTAACAACACCATCGTGACCATCACCGACCGTCAAGGTAACGCTCTTTCCTGGGCTACCTCCGGTGGTTCGGGTTTCCGCGGTTCCCGCAAGTCCACCCCGTTTGCTGCTCAAGTAGCTGCTGAACGTGCTGGTCAAGCTGCGCTGGAATACGGCCTGAAAAACCTTGACGTCAATGTCAAAGGTCCAGGTCCAGGTCGTGAATCCGCAGTCCGCGCTTTGAACGGCTGTGGCTACAAGATCGCCAGCATCACCGACGTGACGCCAATCCCGCACAACGGGTGCCGTCCGCCGAAGAAGCGCCGCGTGTAA
- the rpsM gene encoding 30S ribosomal protein S13, whose amino-acid sequence MARIAGVNIPDNKHTVISLTYIYGVGRTTAQKICAETGVNPAAKIKDLSDEQIEQLRGEVAKFTTEGDLRREINMKIKRLMDLGCYRGLRHRRGLPVRGQRTKTNARTRKGPRKPIRK is encoded by the coding sequence ATGGCCCGTATTGCAGGCGTTAACATTCCAGATAACAAGCATACTGTTATCTCGCTGACCTACATCTATGGTGTTGGTCGCACTACTGCACAGAAAATTTGTGCAGAGACTGGGGTAAACCCAGCAGCAAAGATCAAAGATCTGAGCGACGAGCAAATTGAACAGCTGCGTGGCGAAGTGGCGAAGTTCACCACTGAAGGTGACCTGCGTCGCGAAATCAACATGAAAATCAAGCGCTTGATGGACCTCGGTTGCTATCGCGGTCTGCGTCATCGTCGCGGTCTTCCAGTGCGCGGTCAGCGTACCAAGACCAACGCGCGTACCCGTAAAGGTCCGCGTAAGCCGATCCGCAAGTAA
- the rpmJ gene encoding 50S ribosomal protein L36, producing MKVRASVKKLCRNCKIIRREGVVRVICSAEPRHKQRQG from the coding sequence ATGAAAGTTCGTGCATCGGTGAAAAAGCTGTGCCGTAACTGCAAGATTATTCGCCGCGAAGGTGTTGTTCGAGTAATTTGCAGCGCGGAACCGCGTCACAAACAGCGCCAAGGCTGA